The sequence TGCATTGCCATAAGCAATATCACCAGGATCGTCCCTATTCATTGATTCTTCCTCATTGTTAGACATAACAAACTCCTCCTGCTCAGTCACTTCTCTAGCCTGCAGGAAACAAGTGAGACAATGTGAATGCATATTGTCACAAGTTCACAACTCTAAAATTAGCTTCATCAAATGACTCGTACCTCTGTATCAGTTGATtgtacttcttcttcttcttttctttggtTTGAATCCCTCACATTGACATTGAGGATTGACCCAGGGGAAGAATTCATCAGTAAACGAATTCTTCTAGGAGCAGTGCCTTGACTGACAAAGTTGTCCAAAATTGGTTGTCGTTGAGGTTGACGGGTCCTGATTTTAATTCCTGTTCCACCAGCATGATTACCACTGTAGCCAACAGGATACTTCCTACTGGTTGCTTCTTCCAAGCTGTTGGACATGCCATTGGCCGAACCCAAAGCAGAGTCACCACTGAAGGAACCTTGTCCAAAAAAATTATCCCTGAGGTCACTATTATTTCCCAAACTAACTTCACGGTCAACATGTGCCACATCAGCTTGAGATGATCCAAATAGTGTTTGAATCTGCAACATGTCTTTGGTATCCACTGGCTCGTTATGCCACCCTGAAGCTCTGATATCCAGATCATGCTAGTGTACAAGAACAAAGCAATAAGTTAGAGATCAAATTTAACTCTGAAAACTACAAACTGGGTTGAATACAAAATGAGGCTCCCATAAGATGGCTATCCAATTCTTCAGCAACCAACAAGACGGGATACAATGAAAGTTTAACAGCATAACAGTGTAAAAGAGACTGGAGAATACCTGGGCCATTTCAGTGTTCAAGTCACTGCATGCACCATTAAGACGTGAACTTCCTGGTGGGATGTTGTATAGCGTACATGATTGTCCACTTGCGACAACGGAGTTCTTAACGTTGGTTGACTCTTCACAGAAGAAATCATCATTATTATGGAAGACCTCATCCAACAACTCTGTGAGAGATACATCTTGTTCACCGGTACCATCCAGGAAATGCATTCCATTGTTGTCATTGCCAAAGTCACAGGCAAAAGGTGAATTCACACGGGGTATCAGCTCTGTTTCAACCTGTGATTGCAATAGGGAGAAAACTGGGGATCAATTTCAGTAAAAGCAGGTTGTAGCTTAGAATTTTCTTCCAGAAGCATATTCACCTGGAATTTTGTGTGCttcaagggaaaaaaataataataaaaaagagaaataccAGGTCAATAAGTTTACCATAATTATAAATAAGCGAATAGAAAGAAAAGAGGAATGCAACAGATACAGAATCCAAATCCCACCTGTAACGGAGTTTCTTCTGCGACATGGTCTTCCACATCAGAAGCCATATAACTGTTGCTGCAGCTCTCAACGTGTCTAGCAATTGGTGTGATGGTATCCAAATTATCAGTTAACCAGCTCTTTATCCCTTGGGATTGCTCACATTGCATGTCAGATGTTGCAGTCTCTTGAAGAAGATCAGAGGAGGTATCATCGGGAGAAGACTTGGTTGCGGTAGGAGACAATCCAGTTTGGTCTACCTCATCGTACTTGAGTGCATCAGACTTGTCTTCTGGCTTTCGGAACAGGCGACACAGAACAAATGGGCTCTGGTTTTGCCATAAGAACAAAGATACAAAGAGGATGACAGACACTTACTGAATcgatgaataattaaaaaatatctaaCTCCacaactaaattacaaatttgcaGACATTAATTTCccagctttatatatatatatatatatatataattaagattGTTAGCAAAAACATACCTGACCGGGGGCGGTACCATCGAGGTCCTTGAGAGTGGGACGGTACTCGTGCATGATCCAGTGGGTGCGCTCCCCCTTAGGAGCGCGGCCTCTGTAGAAGACCAATGTCTTCTTCATCCCAATCAAGCCGTTGGTGTTGGACGCTGACTTGCAGTTGCGGGACTTTATGGTACGGTCCTTGCCGGTTGCTTTCCAATAGCCGGCATCCGTGGCTCTGTTGGACCGCTGCCCATTTGGGTACTTGCGATCACGCGGGCAGAAGAAGAACCACTCCGGGTCTTCTGTCTTTATCACCGACAGTCCTGCGTGCGTGCGGTCCAAATTccacaattatatataattatacctTTACTAATTgaagataattatatttacatatgaaatGAGATGAAAATAATGATTGGGAATGAAGAATTCATTCGGTTCGGGGGGAATAAAgggaaattgatgcagcaaaCAGAGAATCAATCCAATTAACCAAACAGCAagagaaaaatacagaaaaaataaagaaaacaaaaaagttagAAGAGCAgagcagagagaaagagaaatacgTACGGGGTAAATCCCAGGGCTCCCATTTACAGACGTCGACTTCGGGGATAACCTGGACGTCGGAATGACGGCCGTTGATCTTGAGCCTTAGGTAGTGGTTGATGAGCTCTTCGTCGGTGGGCCTGAATCTAAAACCTAGAGGCAGCGATTCCAGCGACGCTACTCCCATATCTCCCCTTCACGCACGCAGTCAATCGGCTGATTTTCGCTCGCTCGATTCCTTCTCCTCCGTCTGTAAAACTGTAATTTGTGTATAGTTCTCGAATTGGAGAGGGTAGCCGAGAGAAGGTAAAGGCACATAGACTCGTCAAAGTCAAATTGTTGGGGACAGAAATCCACGTGTATGAATTGAATTGATTTTTATGAAGCCTGGTGCTACTTCTTCAATTCCACCACCCTTTAgctaattttttctcttttgtttatgatctttcctttttgaataccattaaCCATCTGTCAATTTGCTAGCaaggcaaataattttttttttttttttttttaactccatGTGTTATGACCTGCTTTATTTGTCTGTCTCAAACAGTCCAAGTATACTGCTTTTGTGTTTGGTTTTGGTCGTGGAGATCATATATGTGAATTACTATATAAGTAAATCATCAATTCAtcctattcaccaaaaaataaataaataaataaaaaatcatcaattcATCCACTACTCATCATGACTCATGACGAcgacctttttttcttttctttttttcattgtgTTTTTGCAAATTACATAACTACCAACAAATGTTTAACAATATTGAATCCTTATTTTAATGGCCCATATGTTTAATTAACAGTTttagtaaatattaattatataaatgtatacaaATTTTGGCCTCAAAGCTTTTTTATACCATATCTAGTTGCAGCATATTGAGATTGCAAAAAACATTAGATATTAGATATTTTACAATTCTCAAAAACTTTcgtaatattattcaatttaagAATTTCATTTAAACACCAAgatcttttatttgaaaaaaccaatCAAGAATCGGTACAtctttaaatataaacaattaaaaatttcatgttgactttgttaaaaacaaaataaagttgTCTAACATTGTGGATACtagtaaaatttttgaataatatacataagatattatgaatttattttactatgttTAGTATGCTTATAAAAGGCAAGGATAAGTAActagaaaggaaaaaattatagGTTAATTTAGTCAATGTTCCATAACTGGTCCAAGTCAATTGGTTTTCTACATCCTAGCaatatcaaaagcatctaaaagtgtaattcacataaaattttaaattgattaaattaaagCTAAGTTATTAtgtttcataaaacataaaacaatataaaaaagggTACAAAAGAATTAAATCATAGACAGCCAACGATCAcatccaaatttaataaaatttaaatatattatattgattatttttaaacacCAAAATCGATAATTAATCCACTCCaattggattttaaaaattttcaaattaatccaatttaattGGATTGAATTGATAGATTTTATTGGACCTATTATAACTTTGTACACCCCTAATGCACATTTAACGGGATTTAATCAgagaattttatattataattgaaCGGGTTAAAATAGCTtgctataaaataaaaaaatatacttaataaCAAAATGAATATTCCTGCTGGAAGAACTCGATGGTAATAGTTGTTTCCCTCAACAATAACTCTAGTTTAAATCTCCCATCTCCaaatatcaaaaaacaaaatagcaaaAAGATAATAAACCTCAAAACCATGCAAAAGAATCATTTTCGTATTCTTAGGCTCAAGAAAAACTCATACAAAAAGCATGCCTATCCTAAACATTTTGTAGACTTTATTATTAAGTTTGTCTcatcttaatttttaatctatAAACTACCCAAGCAtctaaaatacaatataaaaggCATTCTAAACTGCAAAATGAAAATAGagtagaagaaaaagagaaatacTAGAAAGATGAGGAAAATTGGTAGCAttaaaattcttaatttcttcatGAATGCCCATCCGAacataaatatcatatatatatatatatatatatatgtgtgtgtgtgtgtgtgtgtgtgtgtgagaaatgagattaaataaaaagaaacgaaaaactATATTGCATCTATTTTGAGAGACACAGGTACGAAGGATAACTATGTAAAACTAACATTGCTTAATCGAAGagcaagcaaaataaaattacctAAAAACCATATCATATtcatttaaaaccataaatatagagagcaaatttgtaaaattaatactaattaattagaaagcaaacgaaaaaaatagtaaaaagataaataggtaaaatcaatattaattCATTGGAGAACAAGCAAAATAAAATCACCTAAAAACcatatcatatttatttagAACCACAAATATAGAGACTGAATTTgtaaaatcaatattaattaattgaaaaacaagcaaaaaataataaattgatctAAAAACTATGTTGTATTCAATTGAGAGCCACAAATATAAAAGGATAATTATATACAATCAACACTAATTAATTGGAgagtaagaaaaataaaattacataaaaaagatATATCCCTTTATAACAacaaatatagaaagaaaatttataaaatcaacactaattaattgaaaaataagtaaaaataataacaccatatgcttaaaaaaaactataaaaattaaaaaattacataggtGTCATCTAACCTTTTATTGGCACTTTTAGTATGgctatgtgtgtgtatatatatatatatatataatattaaaattaaaaaataaaatataaaaaaataaaaatgtcattGGATGTTTAAACTAAACACGAATTAATCATCTACTCCATTTCAAAGCCCTTGGGCCGAGCAATATGCCATTTGAGAGTATGAACCCTCTCAAAGCCCTCGGGCGAGCCAGTATGCCAACCTTATTCTAGCAGCAGGTGAGGACATTATTAGATTGGTTCAAAACGTGTTTAGATTAGGTGAAATTCGGAAAGTTACAAATACTACTTTTTATGTTTCAATCCCAAAGACCAAATTCATGTTTAAGATTGATCATTTAAGATCACTCAATCTCTGTAACACAACGTACAAGGTGATCTCTAAAATACTGATGAATAGGATTAGACAATTGCTGGAAATGTTAGTATGCCCCATTAGGCAGCCTTTGTGTCAAGGAGCTGGATAGTGGAAAATTCGATTTTGATTGGAGAAGTGGTTCACATGTTGAGAAAGAAGAAAGGAACTAATGGATTGTTGGGGATCAAGCTTGGTATGTAGAAAGCTTATGATAGAGTTGATTAGAAGACCTTTTCtcacattttcacttgttatggGTTTTCCTTTGAAGTGGTGAATTTAATTTCATAATGCCTGTCAATGGTGTCTGTTTTTGTCCTCCTCAATGGAAGTGTGTGTGGTTCGTTCTAGATGGAGAGAGGCTTGAGTCAAGGGGATCCTTTATCCCCCTTCCTTTTTATCATCCATTATGAGCTTTTGTCTAGACTGCTGCTGAAGTATGAAGGGGAGGGGAAAATACACAGCATTAAAATTGATCAGTCTAGCTTGTCCATATCACACTTACTTTTTGTAGATAATCTCCTGCTTTTTTGCAGGGTGAGAATGCTATGAGTATTGTCAATTTCTTATCTAAGTACTATAGGTGGAATGGTTAAAGGATCAACTTTGAAAAATCTGGAGGCTTTTAAAGATGAAAGAAGTGGATAAAACTTCCAAATATCTTGGCAAACCCCTATTTCTAGGTCATAGCAAAATTAAGCCTTTCGAGGACTTGAAGCCTGTGTGGAGGTTAGCTTCCAAAATTGGAAATCCGAACTCTTATCCCAAGCTATCAAATATACTTTGACCAAATCAGTCAGTTCAGTGATCCCTATTTAGCTATGTCTTCAAGCATACTAATGGTGGGATGATGTAAGGAGGTGGAAAAGAAAGCTAGAGCTTTTTTTGGGAATGGTGATCCAGGAGGAAACAAATGGAAAggagttttataaaaaaatatctgcCAGCCAAAATCTTGTAATGGCCTTAGAAGTAGGAGGCTAAAGGATATGAATAGAGCattgtaaaaaaatttggatggtTTCTAAGTATTGAGGAAGATAGGATGTGGGTGAAACCCCTCAAAGCTAAATACTTTTCGAACCCCTCAAAGCTAAATACTTTTCGTTATCTATTTTCTTCAAATGTAAGAAAAGGAAGAATTGTTCATGGATTTAGAATAGAATTCTCAATGTAAGGAAGGTCATTGCTA comes from Ziziphus jujuba cultivar Dongzao chromosome 6, ASM3175591v1 and encodes:
- the LOC107407618 gene encoding protein NTM1-like 9 isoform X1, with translation MGVASLESLPLGFRFRPTDEELINHYLRLKINGRHSDVQVIPEVDVCKWEPWDLPRLSVIKTEDPEWFFFCPRDRKYPNGQRSNRATDAGYWKATGKDRTIKSRNCKSASNTNGLIGMKKTLVFYRGRAPKGERTHWIMHEYRPTLKDLDGTAPGQSPFVLCRLFRKPEDKSDALKYDEVDQTGLSPTATKSSPDDTSSDLLQETATSDMQCEQSQGIKSWLTDNLDTITPIARHVESCSNSYMASDVEDHVAEETPLQVETELIPRVNSPFACDFGNDNNGMHFLDGTGEQDVSLTELLDEVFHNNDDFFCEESTNVKNSVVASGQSCTLYNIPPGSSRLNGACSDLNTEMAQHDLDIRASGWHNEPVDTKDMLQIQTLFGSSQADVAHVDREVSLGNNSDLRDNFFGQGSFSGDSALGSANGMSNSLEEATSRKYPVGYSGNHAGGTGIKIRTRQPQRQPILDNFVSQGTAPRRIRLLMNSSPGSILNVNVRDSNQRKEEEEVQSTDTEAREVTEQEEFVMSNNEEESMNRDDPGDIAYGNAIKIRTRFPQQPPNSDNFGAQGVAPRRIRLQMNTLPRSVVNDDVRDVKQNKQEYGIRQSAVTEVKITGNVKPRIFNEAVTEAREEGTEEGSNFNEQEKNYDLIKSKEEAASKKKIINYDGGHDGELIQPNLDDNMNPGTAPGNGNVINENCGRKEDEVQSTIYDGIETTEPSSNSDGPDEESHFVKLDTSLKIEPSREVSEESYRKLRLRAKGHNILIKSSKMQEATVSLFLNSSPPRHSIFSVGVLTIAVVIIAVVILLVVSTGLWKALDIDIGAGAIGV
- the LOC107407618 gene encoding protein NTM1-like 9 isoform X2 — translated: MGVASLESLPLGFRFRPTDEELINHYLRLKINGRHSDVQVIPEVDVCKWEPWDLPRLSVIKTEDPEWFFFCPRDRKYPNGQRSNRATDAGYWKATGKDRTIKSRNCKSASNTNGLIGMKKTLVFYRGRAPKGERTHWIMHEYRPTLKDLDGTAPGQSPFVLCRLFRKPEDKSDALKYDEVDQTGLSPTATKSSPDDTSSDLLQETATSDMQCEQSQGIKSWLTDNLDTITPIARHVESCSNSYMASDVEDHVAEETPLQVETELIPRVNSPFACDFGNDNNGMHFLDGTGEQDVSLTELLDEVFHNNDDFFCEESTNVKNSVVASGQSCTLYNIPPGSSRLNGACSDLNTEMAQHDLDIRASGWHNEPVDTKDMLQIQTLFGSSQADVAHVDREVSLGNNSDLRDNFFGQGSFSGDSALGSANGMSNSLEEATSRKYPVGYSGNHAGGTGIKIRTRQPQRQPILDNFVSQGTAPRRIRLLMNSSPGSILNVNVRDSNQRKEEEEVQSTDTEAREVTEQEEFVMSNNEEESMNRDDPGDIAYGNAIKIRTRFPQQPPNSDNFGAQGVAPRRIRLQMNTLPRSVVNDDVRDVKQNKQEYGIRQSAVTEAREEGTEEGSNFNEQEKNYDLIKSKEEAASKKKIINYDGGHDGELIQPNLDDNMNPGTAPGNGNVINENCGRKEDEVQSTIYDGIETTEPSSNSDGPDEESHFVKLDTSLKIEPSREVSEESYRKLRLRAKGHNILIKSSKMQEATVSLFLNSSPPRHSIFSVGVLTIAVVIIAVVILLVVSTGLWKALDIDIGAGAIGV